The Ficedula albicollis isolate OC2 chromosome 6, FicAlb1.5, whole genome shotgun sequence genome has a window encoding:
- the ZFAND4 gene encoding AN1-type zinc finger protein 4 isoform X2 has product MANKKEPPFFNKDNMGPFHYKLPFYETMELFIETLTGTCFELRVSPFETVISVKAKIQRLEGIPVSQQHLIWNNMELKDDYCLDDYNISEGCTLKLVLAMRGGPVNTRRVPVKDPIREMAEYMDPARDKIWEKGPSNKQVTFLVYREGDRLNFFRVVDRGDGTLTPLSESLSGGSVYNLYADDEDETEASPSGQQIIENSITMNKMKLLKAKMENMNLSKKPKKTVKVKPRPPMAPRPSSGSVAAARHRFLRVLPHIGQSCLPPPGNLHQSESPQNALSALATLATAGRTMPSTTNHFLKEDDAWQSNSWSQPVNSIRLPPKISRVELENAKLPTNSILTPVSSLPANSEKASENVTSAGEEDAVLFPDLTNVELYGTEEEHLPEPDAFAFLTEASTAEQCSEIYDIGKVSPELELPDGDKDSKVVEQHRKPIGKVLSTAAMETGLLSTRELSPQKNLLLSPLRYSAQVAHHSTLKPQAQPRCFEAGNLRSTASPNVLRSLEVRSIADSSFSRTTRFCSVKVESLGKRPDVISKAEARDITDVANKASKEPVSSVSNLGFLASLARSTNRENLQSSCGTDRFRTSGIALPTNLQHFQEESFRKTSPPNEAAEYILSAHGLGMNGSMAAVGKRVGEATHLPPVNGLIQAKKKVSKHCFLCGKKTGLATSYECRCGNNFCATHRYAETHTCTYDYKSAGRRYLQETNPIISAPKLPKI; this is encoded by the exons ATGGCCAACAAGAAAGAGcctcctttttttaataaagataaTATGGGACCATTTCACTACAAACTTCCTTTCTATGAAACTATGGAGCTCTTCATTGAAACGCTAACAGGAACCTGCTTTGAACTGCGAGTTTCCCCCTTTGAAACAGTTATTTCTGTGAAAGCTAAAATTCAAAGACTGGAAG gTATTCCTGTCTCTCAGCAGCACTTAATTTGGAACAATATGGAACTGAAGGATGACTATTGTTTGGATGATTATAA CATTTCAGAGGGCTGCACTCTGAAGTTGGTTCTGGCAATGCGAGGTGGACCTGTTAACACCAGAAGAG tTCCTGTGAAAGATCCTATCAGGGAAATGGCTGAGTATATGGATCCTGCTAGAGACAAGATCTGGGAGAAAGGGCCATCCAACAAACAAGTGACCTTCTTAGTGTATCGAGAAGGAGATCGGTTGAATTTCTTCCGTGTGGTTGACAGGGGCGATGGCACTTTAACACCACTATCTGAATCTTTGAG tggtgGTTCAGTTTATAATTTATATGCTGATGACGAAGATGAGACAGAGGCATCACCTTCTGGCCAACAGATTATTGAGAACTCAATTACTatgaataaaatgaaactgCTCAAGGCAAAGATGGAGAACATGAATCTGAGTAAAAAG CCTAAGAAAACTGTGAAGGTGAAGCCTCGGCCTCCCATGGCTCCTCGACCATCCAGTGGCTCGGTGGCTGCTGCTCGTCACCGCTTCCTGAGAGTGCTCCCCCATATCGGACAGTCGTGCCTACCTCCTCCTGGGAATTTGCATCAGTCAGAATCTCCCCAAAATGCACTTTCAGCATTGGCTACTCTGGCCACTGCTGGTAGAACAATGCCATCCACAACTAATCACTTCCTTAAGGAAGATGATGCTTGGCAGAGCAACTCTTGGTCTCAGCCAGTCAATAGCATCAGGTTACCACCGAAAATATCTCGCGTTGAACTAGAAAATGCAAAACTACCTACAAATAGTATTCTGACTCCTGTTTCATCCCTGCCTGCAAATTCAgaaaaagcatctgaaaatgTGACCTCAGCAGGTGAGGAGGatgctgttttgtttccagATCTAACAAATGTGGAACTGTATGGAACAGAAGAAGAACATCTACCTGAACCagatgcttttgcttttttaacagaagccagcactgctgaacaGTGTAGTGAGATCTATGACATAGGAAAGGTGAGCCCAGAGCTTGAATTGCCTGATGGAGACAAAGATTCTAAGGTTGTAGAGCAGCATAGAAAACCTATTGGCAaagtgctgagcactgcagcaaTGGAGACTGGTCTTCTCAGTACTCGTGAATTAAGTCctcagaaaaatctgcttttgtcTCCCCTCCGGTACTCAGCACAAGTGGCACATCACAGTACTCTGAAACCACAAGCACAGCCCAGATGCTTTGAGGCTGGGAACTTGAGGTCCACAGCCTCCCCAAATGTGCTTCGATCGTTGGAAGTACGTAGTATAGCAGACTCCTCTTTCTCTAGGACCACTAGATTTTGTAGTGTGAAAGTAGAGTCACTTGGCAAAAGACCTGATGTAATTTCTAAAGCAGAGGCTAGGGACATCACAGATGTGGCTAACAAGGCATCCAAAGAACCTGTGAGTTCTGTAAGTAACTTAGGATTTCTGGCTTCGCTGGCCCGAAGCACGAACAGGGAAAATTTACAGAGTTCCTGTGGGACTGACAGGTTTCGGACTTCCGGTATTGCGCTACCTACAAACCTGCAGCATTTTCAGGAAGAAAGCTTTAGGAAAACTTCTCCTCCAAATGAAGCTGCTGAGTATATTCTA tctGCGCATGGGCTTGGAATGAATGGAAGTATGGCAGCTGTAGGGAAAAGAGTAG GTGAAGCAACCCATCTTCCCCCTGTGAATGGCTTAATTCaagcaaaaaagaaagtttcAAAGCACTGCTTTCTTTGTGGCAAGAAAACTGGATTGGCAACCAGCTATGAGTGCAG ATGTGGAAACAACTTCTGTGCAACACACCGCTATGCAGAGACTCACACCTGCACCTATGACTACAAGAGTGCGGGACGGAGGTATTTACAGGAGACCAATCCCATCATCAGTGCACCAAAGCTTCCCAAAATTTGA
- the ZFAND4 gene encoding AN1-type zinc finger protein 4 isoform X1, producing MANKKEPPFFNKDNMGPFHYKLPFYETMELFIETLTGTCFELRVSPFETVISVKAKIQRLEGIPVSQQHLIWNNMELKDDYCLDDYNISEGCTLKLVLAMRGGPVNTRRVPVKDPIREMAEYMDPARDKIWEKGPSNKQVTFLVYREGDRLNFFRVVDRGDGTLTPLSESLSGGSVYNLYADDEDETEASPSGQQIIENSITMNKMKLLKAKMENMNLSKKPKKTVKVKPRPPMAPRPSSGSVAAARHRFLRVLPHIGQSCLPPPGNLHQSESPQNALSALATLATAGRTMPSTTNHFLKEDDAWQSNSWSQPVNSIRLPPKISRVELENAKLPTNSILTPVSSLPANSEKASENVTSAGEEDAVLFPDLTNVELYGTEEEHLPEPDAFAFLTEASTAEQCSEIYDIGKVSPELELPDGDKDSKVVEQHRKPIGKVLSTAAMETGLLSTRELSPQKNLLLSPLRYSAQVAHHSTLKPQAQPRCFEAGNLRSTASPNVLRSLEVRSIADSSFSRTTRFCSVKVESLGKRPDVISKAEARDITDVANKASKEPVSSVSNLGFLASLARSTNRENLQSSCGTDRFRTSGIALPTNLQHFQEESFRKTSPPNEAAEYILSAHGLGMNGSMAAVGKRVAGEATHLPPVNGLIQAKKKVSKHCFLCGKKTGLATSYECRCGNNFCATHRYAETHTCTYDYKSAGRRYLQETNPIISAPKLPKI from the exons ATGGCCAACAAGAAAGAGcctcctttttttaataaagataaTATGGGACCATTTCACTACAAACTTCCTTTCTATGAAACTATGGAGCTCTTCATTGAAACGCTAACAGGAACCTGCTTTGAACTGCGAGTTTCCCCCTTTGAAACAGTTATTTCTGTGAAAGCTAAAATTCAAAGACTGGAAG gTATTCCTGTCTCTCAGCAGCACTTAATTTGGAACAATATGGAACTGAAGGATGACTATTGTTTGGATGATTATAA CATTTCAGAGGGCTGCACTCTGAAGTTGGTTCTGGCAATGCGAGGTGGACCTGTTAACACCAGAAGAG tTCCTGTGAAAGATCCTATCAGGGAAATGGCTGAGTATATGGATCCTGCTAGAGACAAGATCTGGGAGAAAGGGCCATCCAACAAACAAGTGACCTTCTTAGTGTATCGAGAAGGAGATCGGTTGAATTTCTTCCGTGTGGTTGACAGGGGCGATGGCACTTTAACACCACTATCTGAATCTTTGAG tggtgGTTCAGTTTATAATTTATATGCTGATGACGAAGATGAGACAGAGGCATCACCTTCTGGCCAACAGATTATTGAGAACTCAATTACTatgaataaaatgaaactgCTCAAGGCAAAGATGGAGAACATGAATCTGAGTAAAAAG CCTAAGAAAACTGTGAAGGTGAAGCCTCGGCCTCCCATGGCTCCTCGACCATCCAGTGGCTCGGTGGCTGCTGCTCGTCACCGCTTCCTGAGAGTGCTCCCCCATATCGGACAGTCGTGCCTACCTCCTCCTGGGAATTTGCATCAGTCAGAATCTCCCCAAAATGCACTTTCAGCATTGGCTACTCTGGCCACTGCTGGTAGAACAATGCCATCCACAACTAATCACTTCCTTAAGGAAGATGATGCTTGGCAGAGCAACTCTTGGTCTCAGCCAGTCAATAGCATCAGGTTACCACCGAAAATATCTCGCGTTGAACTAGAAAATGCAAAACTACCTACAAATAGTATTCTGACTCCTGTTTCATCCCTGCCTGCAAATTCAgaaaaagcatctgaaaatgTGACCTCAGCAGGTGAGGAGGatgctgttttgtttccagATCTAACAAATGTGGAACTGTATGGAACAGAAGAAGAACATCTACCTGAACCagatgcttttgcttttttaacagaagccagcactgctgaacaGTGTAGTGAGATCTATGACATAGGAAAGGTGAGCCCAGAGCTTGAATTGCCTGATGGAGACAAAGATTCTAAGGTTGTAGAGCAGCATAGAAAACCTATTGGCAaagtgctgagcactgcagcaaTGGAGACTGGTCTTCTCAGTACTCGTGAATTAAGTCctcagaaaaatctgcttttgtcTCCCCTCCGGTACTCAGCACAAGTGGCACATCACAGTACTCTGAAACCACAAGCACAGCCCAGATGCTTTGAGGCTGGGAACTTGAGGTCCACAGCCTCCCCAAATGTGCTTCGATCGTTGGAAGTACGTAGTATAGCAGACTCCTCTTTCTCTAGGACCACTAGATTTTGTAGTGTGAAAGTAGAGTCACTTGGCAAAAGACCTGATGTAATTTCTAAAGCAGAGGCTAGGGACATCACAGATGTGGCTAACAAGGCATCCAAAGAACCTGTGAGTTCTGTAAGTAACTTAGGATTTCTGGCTTCGCTGGCCCGAAGCACGAACAGGGAAAATTTACAGAGTTCCTGTGGGACTGACAGGTTTCGGACTTCCGGTATTGCGCTACCTACAAACCTGCAGCATTTTCAGGAAGAAAGCTTTAGGAAAACTTCTCCTCCAAATGAAGCTGCTGAGTATATTCTA tctGCGCATGGGCTTGGAATGAATGGAAGTATGGCAGCTGTAGGGAAAAGAGTAG CAGGTGAAGCAACCCATCTTCCCCCTGTGAATGGCTTAATTCaagcaaaaaagaaagtttcAAAGCACTGCTTTCTTTGTGGCAAGAAAACTGGATTGGCAACCAGCTATGAGTGCAG ATGTGGAAACAACTTCTGTGCAACACACCGCTATGCAGAGACTCACACCTGCACCTATGACTACAAGAGTGCGGGACGGAGGTATTTACAGGAGACCAATCCCATCATCAGTGCACCAAAGCTTCCCAAAATTTGA